In Vigna angularis cultivar LongXiaoDou No.4 chromosome 8, ASM1680809v1, whole genome shotgun sequence, one DNA window encodes the following:
- the LOC108344339 gene encoding FHA domain-containing protein PS1, with product MGSEKRAKGEEDEGEIPVLTVLKNNTILKNIFIVNKPPEEPEKASRGEHVDVLLVGRHPDCDLMLTHPSISRFHLQIRSKPSTRAFSVVDLSSVHGTWVSGKRIEPMVSVEMREGDVLRIGVSSRVYRLHWIPISRAYDLENPFVAQLDVLAEEEEGEEEEEEEEEEKMQKLNGYPAEMEVDSIVEDISSLFPDENVKLIVEVDSIVEDISSLFLDENVKLTVEEEIHLAPWMLEEKKSPSQEEAIGTQISDGEKNLGDSVSQVLSPPYVESLVQGHDILTEKLSETLCLPAVEAVLETKMLHYHTPHDTLSSSLPPGHENSFEKLHFNLPKETECEYECTDRDDEGVVDAFPVPAPLDEKSLAEDDFTAGGGNMDSVDMLPPVKEAVLGTLDEQIKIVDIVAIDSSSDIDKQDMYRSQSQLGKDKFCHDRRHSLNEITQDVRNKCTGIISSPTSRQIESVNLSMTQELVFNIMNKDQTMQSDMEILESCVKAVEKTSTNHNIWSRRGKANRAPQVRTSKSTVKNVANVDAEVAMSKEKDIRNRTVAKNLFSVQDGEVEEEEIFTPDKENFSPNTLQKRLLKEDKVEEIKHSRSQRSRSLSKHRNESTALRKMNQKDIINKTISKDLFSVSDGEKEEEFFALDKENISPNTLQLRLLKKKGKVEEINRSKSERSPLSKGGIFNLYPNERTGKNTTISDFISDLNGEEEEEEIITPNKENIGPNTLQLHLLKNMGKVEEVKCFKCQKSPLSKGTFNPDVYPNESIGPAYGNLNQNDIINSSISDDLISDLDGEEEEEEIFTPNKENFSPNTLQLSLLKNKSKVEEIECFKSQKSPLSKGTCNPDMYQNESILNQNDTINSSISKGHFSDLAWEEEDEEVFTPDKENFSPNALKLRLLKKKDKVAEIKHSKSPWKENQKLQRKPFCSQINLAQEQHLVTSEDRVQRVPFQSLNSSADKGKSNTFSPVSSAKSFHFSNCGQILDQHINHPSDISGLPKKSSWDMIVDTTSLVNKESRKALQLLQGLKGTRLIIPRLVIRELDRMMRQFKIFRRTSEASLALEWIEECMVKTNWWIKIQSSADEGRLIAPTPPASPQSQFSEDSVISPSYQKCMEIASPTLEDHILDFALLYRRNQNDGQVVLLSEDIPLKIKCMAEGLLCEAVQEFRESLVNPFSERFLWTNSSPRGQTWSCKDDVVLRERYYRAPLCKSSKTTASGLKLILLHNSKYGL from the exons ATGGGTTCTGAGAAGCGAGCGAAAGGCGAGGAAGATGAAGGTGAAATCCCTGTGCTGACGGTGCTCAAGAACAACACAATCCTCAAGAACATCTTCATCGTCAACAAGCCGCCGGAGGAGCCAGAAAAGGCGTCACGTGGCGAGCACGTGGATGTTCTCCTCGTGGGGCGCCACCCCGACTGTGACCTCATGCTCACGCACCCCAGCATCAGCCGTTTCCACCTCCAGATCCGCTCCAAGCCATCCACACGCGCCTTCTCCGTTGTCGATTTGTCTTCCG TGCACGGGACGTGGGTGTCGGGAAAGAGGATCGAGCCGATGGTGAGTGTGGAGATGAGGGAGGGGGACGTGCTCAGGATCGGGGTTTCCAGTAGGGTTTACCGTCTACATTGGATTCCGATTAGTCGCGCCTATGATTTGGAAAATCCGTTCGTTGCGCAATTGGATGTGCTTgccgaagaagaagaaggagaagaagaagaggaggaggaggaagaagagaaaatgcaG AAGTTGAATGGCTATCCTGCTGAAATGGAAGTGGATTCAATTGTTGAGGATATAAGTTCTTTATTCCCGGATGAGAATGTAAAACTAATTGTGGAAGTGGATTCAATTGTCGAGGATATAAGTTCTTTATTCCTTGATGAGAATGTAAAACTAACTGTGGAAGAGGAGATTCACTTGGCACCTTGGAtgctggaagaaaagaagagccCATCACAAGAGGAAGCAATTGGAACCCAAATATCTGATGGTGAAAAAAATTTGGGTGACTCTGTAAGTCAGGTTCTATCACCACCTTATGTGGAATCACTTGTCCAAGGTCATGACATACTGACAGAAAAATTGTCTGAGACTTTATGTTTGCCAGCTGTGGAAGCTGTTTTGGAGACCAAAATGCTGCATTACCATACTCCACATGATACACTTTCTTCCTCATTGCCACCTGGTCATGAAAATTCGTTTGAAAAGCTTCATTTCAACTTGCCTAAAGAAACTGAATGTGAATATGAATGTACAGACAGAGATGATGAAGGTGTTGTAGATGCCTTTCCAGTTCCTGCGCCTCTTGATGAGAAAAGTTTAGCCGAAGATGATTTTACTGCTGGAGGTGGAAATATGGATTCTGTGGATATGTTGCCACCAGTCAAGGAAGCTGTGCTAGGAACACTCGATGAGCAGATTAAAATTGTTGACATAGTTGCTATTGATTCTTCATCTGACATAGACAAGCAAGACATGTATAGATCACAGTCACAGCTGGGGAAGGATAAATTTTGTCATGACCGTAGGCACTCACTCAATGAAATAACTCAAGATGTTAGAAACAAGTGCACAGGTATCATCTCCTCCCCCACATCACGTCAGATAGAGTCAGTCAATTTATCAATGACACAAGAATTAGTTTTCAATATTATGAATAAGGACCAGACCATGCAGTCTGATATGGAAATCCTTGAAAGCTGTGTAAAAGCAGTGGAGAAAACTTCAACAAATCATAATATTTGGTCAAGAAGAGGTAAAGCTAATAGAGCTCCTCAGGTTCGAACTAGCAAGAGCACAGTTAAGAATGTAGCCAACGTTGACGCTGAAGTTGCAATGAGCAAGGAGAAGGATATCAGAAATAGAACAGTCGCAAAGAACCTTTTCTCTGTACAGGATGGGGAggtagaggaagaagaaatctTCACTCCAGATAAAGAAAATTTCAGTCCAAATACCCTCCAGAAGCGATTATTGAAGGAGGATAAAGTAGAAGAAATTAAACATTCCAGGTCACAAAGGTCACGATCCCTTTCAAAGCATCGAAATGAAAGCACCGCTTTAAGGAAAATGAACCAGAAGGATAtcataaacaaaacaatttcaaaggaTCTTTTCTCTGTTTCGGATGGGGAGAAAGAGGAAGAGTTCTTCGCCCTGGATAAGGAAAACATTAGTCCAAATACCCTTCAATTGAGGCTTCTGAAAAAGAAGGGTAAGGTAGAAGAAATTAACCGTTCCAAGTCAGAAAGGTCACCTCTTTCAAAGGGGGGTATATTTAATCTATATCCAAATGAAAGAACGGGAAAAAATACTACAATCTCAGACTTCATCTCTGATTTGAACggggaagaagaggaagaagaaatcatcACCCCTAATAAGGAAAACATCGGTCCAAATACCCTTCAATTGCATCTCCTGAAAAATATGGGTAAGGTAGAAGAAGTTAAATGTTTCAAGTGTCAAAAGTCACCCCTTTCAAAGGGTACGTTTAATCCTGACGTGTATCCGAATGAAAGCATAGGCCCAGCTTATGGTAACCTGAACCAGAATGATATAATAAATAGCTCAATCTCAGACGATCTCATCTCTGATTTGGATggggaagaagaggaagaagaaatctTTACTCCTAATAAGGAAAACTTCAGTCCAAATACCCTTCAGTTGAGTCTCCTGAAAAATAAGAGTAAGGTAGAAGAAATTGAATGTTTCAAGTCTCAAAAGTCACCCCTTTCAAAGGGTACGTGTAATCCTGACATGTATCAAAATGAAAGCATACTGAACCAGAATGATACGATAAATAGCTCAATCTCAAAAGGTCATTTCTCTGATTTGGCTTGGGAAGAAGAGGACGAAGAAGTCTTCACTCCAGATAAGGAAAACTTCAGTCCAAATGCCCTTAAATTGCGGCTTCTTAAAAAGAAGGATAAGGTGGCAGAAATTAAACATTCCAAGTCTCCGTGGAAAGAAAATCAAAAGTTGCAAAGAAAGCCTTTTTGCAGCCAAATCAACTTGGCACAGGAGCAACATCTTGTGACATCAGAGGACAGAGTGCAAAGGGTACCTTTCCAATCACTAAATAGCTCAGCAGACAAGGGAAAATCAAACACTTTTTCCCCTGTTTCTTCAGCCAAAAGCTTTCATTTCAGTAATTGTGGACAAATTTTAGACCAGCACATTAACCACCCTTCA GATATTAGTGGGCTGCCAAAGAAGAGTAGCTGGGACATGATTGTGGATACTACTTCTCTTGTGAACAAGGAATCAAGGAAAGCTCTGCAGCTTCTACAAGGCCTCAAGGGGACTCGGTTAATCATTCCAAGATTGG TCATAAGGGAACTGGACCGTATGATGCGACAGTTCAAAATCTTCAGAAGAACTTCAGAGGCTTCCTTGGCATTGGAATGGATTGAAGAATGTATGGTGAAGACAAATTGGTGGATTAAAATCCAGAGCTCAGCAGATGAAGGAAGGTTAATTGCTCCAACCCCACCTGCTTCTCCCCAGTCTCAGTTTAGTGAAGACAGTGTAATTTCTCCTTCATACCAGAAATGCATGGAAATTGCTTCACCAACCTTAGAAGATCACATCCTTGACTTTGCTCTTCTGTATAGAAGAAACCAAAATGATGGACAAGTTGTCCTACTCAGTGAGGATATCCCTTTGAAAATCAAATGCATGGCAGAG GGTTTGCTTTGTGAGGCAGTGCAGGAGTTTCGTGAGAGTCTAGTGAATCCATTCTCTGAGAGGTTCTTGTGGACCAATAGCTCTCCTCGAGGACAGACCTGGTCTTGCAAGGACGACGTGGTCTTAAGAGAGAGATATTATCGTGCTCCTTTGTGCAAGTCATCAAAGACAACTGCAAGCGGTTTGAAGCTCATTCTGCTTCACAATTCCAAGTATGGGCTCTGA
- the LOC108343817 gene encoding uncharacterized protein LOC108343817: MEELKSAMEEHMELMVDLVQKFSTDIRAGFIPAYDNFMGFFHAIDWKEPWIMGLAGFHVVLLLVVIISRKKTNFQMFLFLLTLAGVYLAEPLNKIMGKNWKSFSGQNYFDPSGLFMSVLWSGPLLIISMIILVNTLFSLCYLIVRWKRAELRHRARAARNKQE; the protein is encoded by the exons ATGGAGGAACTAAAATCTGCTATGGAGGAGCACATGGAGCTTATGGTAGATCTTGTTCAGAAGTTCTCCACAGATATTCGTGCTGGCTTTATCCCCGCTTATGATAACTTTATGGGTTTCTTCCATGCCATTGACTGGAAG GAACCATGGATAATGGGATTAGCAGGATTCCATGTTGTGTTGCTGCTTGTAGTTATCATCTCTAGAAAGAAAACGAACTTTCAAATGTTTTTATTCCTTTTGACAT TGGCTGGTGTATATCTTGCTGAGCCTCTGAACAAAATTATGGGTAAAAACTGGAAAAGCTTCTCTGGTCAGAACTACTTTGATCCCAGTGGGCTATTTATGTCAGTTCTTTGGTCTGGACCTCTTCTTATCATTTCTATGATAATCTTG GTCAATACACTCTTCTCCTTATGTTACTTGATTGTTAGGTGGAAAAGAGCTGAACTGAGACATCGTGCAAGGGCTGCTCGTAACAAACAAGAGTAG